A portion of the Acidisoma sp. PAMC 29798 genome contains these proteins:
- a CDS encoding GNAT family N-acetyltransferase, producing the protein MTAIRPARFSDGAAMAAVHVAAWRSAYAGVLPDHSLTALSARRQEGYYGHIIRAGEIVHVAVPSDEEAEDGAPDVLGFVTASRARGTAIAEGEIETLYVLDDWRDRGLGRALITAAARGLAEAGCRNVFVWVLSRNHSRWFYERLGGVRAMEGSVSVGGVQQPQTAFMWDPIDRLTGV; encoded by the coding sequence GTGACGGCAATCCGCCCCGCCCGGTTTTCGGACGGAGCGGCGATGGCCGCCGTGCATGTCGCGGCCTGGCGCAGCGCCTATGCCGGCGTCTTGCCCGACCACAGCCTGACCGCGCTCTCCGCCCGCCGGCAGGAGGGCTATTACGGCCATATCATCCGCGCGGGCGAGATTGTGCATGTCGCTGTGCCGAGTGACGAGGAGGCCGAGGATGGCGCGCCCGACGTGCTCGGATTCGTCACGGCCAGCCGCGCACGCGGCACCGCCATCGCCGAGGGTGAGATCGAGACGCTGTATGTGCTGGATGATTGGCGGGACCGGGGGCTCGGCCGGGCGCTGATCACGGCCGCCGCGCGCGGCCTGGCCGAGGCCGGTTGCCGCAACGTTTTTGTTTGGGTGCTCAGCCGCAATCACAGCCGCTGGTTCTATGAGCGGCTGGGCGGCGTGCGGGCCATGGAGGGCAGCGTGAGCGTCGGCGGGGTGCAGCAGCCACAGACTGCGTTTATGTGGGATCCGATAGACCGTCTGACCGGCGTTTAA
- a CDS encoding RsmB/NOP family class I SAM-dependent RNA methyltransferase: MTPNARLAAAIDLLQAIEAAPRKPADAVANDYFRARRFIGGGDRREVSDQVWSVLRHQRRLSWWVEHAQGVPSPRMTIAALAVLTGRPSYQVVNMYSGGRYAPEPMTSEEEEILRRLNDHTLDHPQMPDAVRLEVPDWIMPLLTERFGRDTDREVSAMLAPAPLDLRVNLLKGDRTGAIAALAAEGIVAEPTTLSPWGLRIAGRRPVVTGEAFKSGLVEIQDEGSQVVALLADAQPGMRIADYCAGAGGKTLAMAMTMENKGQILAADTSAHRLDGAVRRLRRAGVHNVEQHLLTTGDKWAKRRRETFDRVLVDAPCTGTGTWRRNPDARLRLTPSDLEQLVEKQAIILHDASRLLRKGGQLIYATCSLLRPENEDQVARFLADHPDFTLIDHPPHAPAEADMAGGTLRLTPARHGTDGFFAAVMEKR, translated from the coding sequence GTGACCCCGAATGCCCGCCTTGCTGCCGCGATCGATCTTCTCCAGGCGATCGAGGCAGCGCCCCGCAAGCCGGCCGACGCGGTCGCGAATGACTATTTCCGTGCCCGGCGCTTCATCGGCGGCGGTGACCGGCGGGAAGTGTCCGATCAGGTCTGGTCGGTGCTGCGCCATCAGCGGCGGCTGTCCTGGTGGGTGGAACACGCCCAGGGCGTGCCCAGCCCGCGCATGACCATCGCGGCCCTGGCAGTGCTGACCGGCCGCCCCTCCTATCAGGTCGTGAACATGTATTCCGGCGGCCGCTATGCCCCGGAACCGATGACGTCCGAGGAGGAGGAGATTCTCCGTCGCCTGAACGACCATACGCTCGATCATCCGCAGATGCCGGATGCCGTACGCCTGGAAGTGCCGGACTGGATCATGCCCCTGCTGACCGAACGCTTCGGCCGGGACACGGATCGGGAGGTATCGGCCATGCTGGCGCCGGCGCCGCTCGACCTGCGGGTCAATCTGCTCAAGGGCGACCGCACCGGCGCCATCGCGGCCCTCGCCGCCGAAGGCATCGTGGCAGAGCCGACCACGCTGAGCCCCTGGGGCCTGCGCATCGCTGGCCGCCGCCCGGTCGTGACCGGGGAGGCGTTCAAGAGCGGCCTGGTGGAAATTCAGGATGAGGGCAGCCAGGTCGTGGCCCTGCTGGCCGATGCCCAACCCGGTATGCGCATCGCCGATTACTGCGCGGGCGCCGGCGGCAAGACCTTGGCGATGGCCATGACGATGGAGAATAAGGGCCAGATCCTGGCCGCCGATACCTCCGCCCATCGGCTCGACGGGGCGGTGCGCCGGCTGCGCCGCGCCGGCGTGCATAATGTCGAGCAGCATCTGCTGACGACCGGCGACAAATGGGCCAAGCGCCGCCGCGAGACCTTCGACCGCGTGCTGGTCGACGCGCCCTGCACCGGCACCGGCACCTGGCGGCGCAACCCCGACGCGCGGCTGCGCCTGACGCCGAGCGACCTGGAGCAGCTTGTGGAAAAGCAGGCCATCATCCTGCATGATGCCTCCCGCCTGCTGCGAAAGGGCGGGCAGTTGATCTATGCGACCTGCTCCCTTCTCAGACCGGAAAACGAGGATCAAGTGGCGCGCTTCCTGGCCGACCACCCCGATTTCACGCTCATCGACCATCCGCCCCATGCGCCCGCCGAGGCGGATATGGCGGGCGGCACCCTGCGGCTGACGCCCGCGCGCCATGGCACCGATGGCTTCTTCGCGGCGGTGATGGAGAAGCGGTGA
- the guaB gene encoding IMP dehydrogenase translates to MALDDISPDDSIERKLDLPRGVVVRPPIEEALAFDDVLLVPNYSQVLPSTVATMTRFTRTIGLNIPLIAAAMDTVTEGAMAIAMAQLGGIGVIHKNLTIEEQAAQVRRVKRFESGMVVDPLTIHPDETLADARALMAAHRISGIPVVERGTRKLVGILTNRDVRFVTDPSDRVSSLMTHDRLVTVSEGVQPDEARALLHKHRIEKLLVVDAQYRCVGLITVKDMDKAEAYPLANKDELGRLRVAAATGVGPDGEARARALIAAGVDVIVVDTAHGHSAGVLQAVEKIKSGSNAVEVVAGNVATPDGAEALIDSGADGVKIGIGPGSICTTRVVAGVGVPQFSAVLETSAACRAMGVPAIADGGIRTSGDLVKAIAAGADAVMVGSLLAGTDEAPGETFLYQGRSYKSYRGMGSIGAMARGSADRYFQQDIKDQLKLVPEGIEGRVAYKGPVSAVVHQLVGGLRAGMGYAGSPDIGELQRNARFRRITGAGLRESHVHDVSITREAPNYRQD, encoded by the coding sequence ATGGCACTCGATGACATTTCCCCGGACGATTCGATCGAGCGCAAGCTCGATCTGCCACGCGGTGTCGTGGTGCGGCCGCCGATCGAGGAAGCCCTGGCTTTCGATGACGTCCTGCTGGTGCCCAATTACTCCCAGGTCTTGCCATCCACAGTCGCGACCATGACGCGCTTCACGCGCACGATCGGTCTGAACATTCCGCTCATCGCGGCGGCCATGGACACCGTCACCGAAGGCGCCATGGCCATCGCCATGGCCCAGCTCGGCGGCATCGGCGTCATCCACAAAAATCTCACCATCGAAGAACAGGCGGCCCAGGTGCGGCGCGTAAAGCGCTTCGAATCCGGCATGGTCGTCGATCCATTGACCATCCATCCGGACGAGACGCTTGCCGATGCCCGCGCCCTGATGGCGGCGCATCGCATCAGCGGTATTCCCGTGGTCGAGCGCGGCACCCGCAAGCTGGTCGGCATCCTCACCAACCGCGACGTGCGCTTCGTCACTGACCCCAGCGATCGCGTGTCCTCCCTGATGACGCATGACAGGTTGGTGACAGTGTCCGAGGGCGTGCAGCCGGACGAGGCGCGGGCGCTGCTGCATAAGCATCGCATTGAAAAGCTGCTCGTGGTGGATGCCCAATATCGCTGCGTCGGCCTCATCACCGTCAAGGACATGGACAAGGCCGAGGCCTATCCGCTGGCGAACAAGGATGAACTCGGCCGCCTGCGCGTGGCCGCCGCCACCGGCGTCGGGCCGGACGGGGAGGCGCGGGCGCGGGCGCTGATCGCCGCTGGTGTCGATGTCATCGTCGTCGATACCGCCCACGGCCATTCGGCCGGCGTGTTGCAGGCAGTGGAGAAGATCAAGTCGGGCTCGAATGCGGTCGAGGTCGTGGCCGGTAATGTCGCGACCCCGGACGGTGCCGAGGCGCTGATCGATTCCGGCGCGGATGGCGTGAAGATCGGCATCGGGCCGGGCAGCATCTGCACCACGCGCGTGGTGGCGGGCGTCGGTGTGCCGCAATTCTCGGCGGTGCTCGAAACCTCCGCCGCCTGCCGCGCCATGGGCGTGCCGGCGATTGCGGATGGCGGCATCCGCACCTCGGGCGATCTGGTCAAAGCGATCGCCGCCGGGGCCGATGCGGTGATGGTGGGCAGCCTGCTCGCAGGCACCGACGAAGCTCCGGGCGAGACGTTCCTGTATCAGGGCCGCAGCTACAAATCTTATCGCGGCATGGGCAGCATCGGCGCCATGGCGCGGGGCTCGGCCGACCGGTACTTCCAGCAGGACATCAAGGACCAGCTCAAGCTGGTGCCGGAAGGCATCGAAGGGCGCGTCGCCTATAAGGGTCCGGTCTCGGCCGTGGTGCATCAGCTCGTCGGCGGTTTGCGGGCCGGCATGGGCTATGCCGGCAGCCCCGATATCGGTGAATTGCAGCGCAATGCCCGCTTCCGCCGCATCACCGGCGCCGGTTTGCGTGAAAGCCACGTCCATGACGTGTCGATCACGCGTGAGGCGCCGAATTACCGCCAGGATTGA
- a CDS encoding MATE family efflux transporter — MAMPAPPGAHHPQAARFVTGSIMRHVTVMALTSAIGLVAVFGVDLLNFFYISLLGQKPIAAAVGFAGAVGFFQISICIGLTIGVGATVSAAIGAQRLSDARRIGTISLIAMTAAALVLGIATALAREPLLGLLRAEGDTRALAAHYLAITSPSLPLLAIGMGSAALLRSIGAAKRSMNVTLFAAVAVAFLDPLLIFGLHLGLTGAAISAVLSRVILAGLGLTYVLRQDLLGPPQFRQAATDLRQVGRVAGPAILTNLATPVSSAYATHAMAGFGVAAVAGQAAIDRITPVAFGVIFALTGAVGPIMAQNLGAGRPDRVRETLRAALTFMITAVLIAWVILAATQNLLALAFDSHGIAADLLHLFCTWVAGSLLFYGALFVANAAFNNLGRPGLATLFNWGRATLGTIPFVHYGMRYGAEGVLIGQALGSVVFGLGAVIVAFSVVRHLRAPFRAQTPNATIALPTARGALASLLARPEE; from the coding sequence ATGGCGATGCCCGCGCCCCCCGGCGCCCACCACCCTCAGGCGGCGCGCTTCGTCACCGGGTCGATCATGCGCCATGTGACGGTCATGGCGCTGACCAGCGCCATCGGTCTGGTTGCGGTCTTCGGCGTCGATCTGCTGAATTTCTTCTACATTTCCCTGCTCGGCCAGAAGCCCATCGCGGCGGCCGTCGGTTTCGCCGGCGCGGTCGGCTTCTTCCAGATCTCGATCTGCATCGGCCTGACCATCGGTGTTGGCGCCACCGTGTCAGCGGCCATCGGCGCGCAACGCCTGAGCGATGCGCGGCGCATCGGCACCATCAGCCTGATCGCCATGACGGCGGCGGCACTGGTGCTCGGCATCGCGACGGCGCTGGCGAGGGAACCGCTGCTCGGCCTGCTGCGGGCGGAAGGGGATACGCGGGCTCTGGCGGCGCACTACCTCGCCATCACCTCGCCTTCGCTGCCTTTGCTCGCCATCGGCATGGGCTCCGCAGCGCTGTTGCGCTCCATCGGCGCCGCCAAACGCTCCATGAACGTGACGTTGTTCGCGGCGGTCGCGGTCGCCTTCCTCGACCCCTTGCTGATCTTCGGGCTCCATCTCGGCCTCACCGGGGCGGCGATCAGCGCGGTGCTGTCGCGCGTCATCCTCGCCGGCCTCGGCCTCACCTATGTCCTCCGCCAGGACCTGCTCGGGCCGCCGCAGTTTCGCCAGGCGGCCACGGACCTGCGGCAGGTCGGGCGTGTGGCGGGGCCGGCGATCCTGACCAATCTCGCGACGCCCGTGAGCTCCGCCTATGCGACCCATGCCATGGCGGGATTCGGTGTGGCCGCCGTCGCCGGGCAGGCGGCCATAGACCGCATCACGCCTGTGGCCTTCGGGGTGATCTTCGCCCTCACCGGTGCTGTCGGCCCGATCATGGCGCAGAATCTCGGCGCCGGCCGGCCGGACCGGGTGCGGGAAACGCTGCGCGCCGCCCTCACCTTCATGATCACCGCCGTGCTGATCGCCTGGGTGATCCTCGCGGCCACGCAGAACCTGCTCGCGCTCGCCTTCGACTCCCATGGCATCGCGGCCGACCTGCTGCATCTGTTCTGTACCTGGGTCGCCGGCAGCCTGCTGTTCTACGGCGCGCTGTTCGTGGCGAACGCGGCCTTCAACAATCTCGGCCGACCGGGCCTGGCGACGCTGTTCAACTGGGGCCGCGCGACCTTAGGCACCATCCCCTTCGTCCATTACGGCATGCGCTATGGGGCGGAGGGTGTGCTCATCGGCCAGGCCCTGGGCTCGGTCGTCTTCGGCCTCGGGGCCGTCATCGTCGCCTTCAGCGTGGTGCGACACCTGCGCGCACCGTTCCGCGCCCAGACGCCGAATGCGACGATCGCCTTGCCCACCGCGCGCGGCGCGCTGGCGTCCCTGCTCGCGCGGCCCGAGGAGTAG
- a CDS encoding RlmE family RNA methyltransferase, whose translation MAKDTSSIGSGGGGRTLTVKLKKSAGRSVASQRWLTRQLNDPYVAAAQKGGWRSRAAFKLIELDDRFHVLKKGMRVLDFGAAPGGWVQVALERGAGSVVGVDLLEIEPIPRAHLIKGDATDPEVQKQALELLGGPPDILLSDMAPNTSGHAATDHVRIVALAEMALELAFTLLPPGGTFVTKLFQGGAEQHLLVPMKKRFATVRHAKPPASRKESSELYVVATGFRD comes from the coding sequence ATGGCCAAGGACACGAGCTCCATCGGGAGCGGGGGCGGTGGCCGTACTCTCACGGTCAAGCTCAAGAAGTCGGCCGGTCGCAGTGTCGCCTCGCAACGCTGGCTGACGCGGCAGTTGAACGACCCCTATGTCGCGGCCGCCCAGAAGGGCGGCTGGCGGTCGCGCGCCGCCTTTAAGCTCATCGAGTTGGATGACCGCTTCCATGTTCTGAAGAAGGGCATGCGCGTGCTCGATTTCGGCGCCGCCCCGGGCGGCTGGGTTCAGGTGGCGCTGGAACGTGGCGCCGGATCGGTCGTCGGCGTCGATCTGCTGGAGATCGAGCCCATTCCGCGCGCCCATCTCATCAAGGGCGATGCGACCGACCCCGAGGTCCAGAAACAGGCGCTGGAGCTGCTGGGCGGGCCGCCGGACATCCTGCTGTCGGATATGGCGCCGAACACCTCCGGCCATGCCGCGACCGACCATGTGCGCATCGTGGCCCTCGCGGAGATGGCCTTGGAACTCGCCTTCACCCTGTTGCCGCCGGGCGGTACCTTCGTGACCAAGCTGTTCCAGGGCGGCGCCGAGCAGCATCTGCTGGTGCCGATGAAGAAGCGCTTCGCCACGGTCCGCCATGCCAAGCCGCCCGCGAGCCGCAAGGAATCGAGCGAGCTTTACGTCGTCGCGACCGGATTCCGGGACTAG
- a CDS encoding Ppx/GppA phosphatase family protein, which translates to MSIPTPCANGDAAPTIDRRAAQPIFGAIDLGTNNCRLMLGVPSSNGFRVIESFSRSVGLGEGLAETGQLAECAMDRAMDALKSCATRLSRYRLTGLTAVATEACRRAGNGADFLARVRTQTGLDIRIISGREEAELTLESCTPLLRNAGSRALVFDIGGGSTEIAWVRLDACDAAPCLIGYVSLPFGVMTLGACTPHSCFTEEGFDAMVETVEERLWQFEDIHRIGLEINHSGVRLLGTSGTITTVASVALKLPRYRRPLVDGILLPGAEADDAVTALREMGRAGLAAHPCIGEDRADFVLPGCAIFAAIRSVWPTPEVGVADRGLREGMLLRQMRAGRRREARRGGGSLSSRSVAASPAG; encoded by the coding sequence ATGAGCATCCCCACGCCCTGCGCGAATGGCGATGCCGCACCGACGATTGATCGAAGGGCGGCACAGCCGATCTTCGGCGCCATCGATCTTGGCACCAATAACTGCCGGCTGATGCTCGGCGTGCCCAGCAGCAACGGCTTTCGTGTGATCGAAAGCTTCAGCCGCTCCGTCGGCCTCGGCGAAGGCCTGGCCGAAACCGGCCAATTGGCCGAATGCGCCATGGACCGCGCCATGGACGCGCTCAAATCCTGCGCCACCCGCCTGTCCCGCTATCGCCTCACGGGCCTCACCGCTGTCGCGACCGAGGCCTGCCGTCGCGCCGGCAATGGGGCGGACTTCCTGGCGCGCGTCCGCACCCAGACCGGCCTCGATATCCGCATCATTTCGGGCCGCGAGGAAGCCGAGCTGACGCTGGAAAGCTGCACGCCCCTGCTGCGCAATGCCGGTTCGCGGGCGCTGGTCTTCGACATCGGTGGCGGTTCCACCGAAATCGCCTGGGTTCGGCTGGATGCCTGCGACGCTGCGCCCTGCCTGATCGGCTATGTGTCGTTGCCCTTCGGCGTCATGACCCTGGGCGCTTGCACGCCCCATTCCTGCTTCACGGAGGAGGGGTTCGACGCGATGGTCGAGACGGTCGAGGAACGGCTGTGGCAGTTCGAGGACATCCATCGCATCGGGCTGGAGATCAATCACTCCGGCGTCCGGCTGCTGGGCACCAGCGGCACCATCACCACGGTCGCGAGCGTGGCGCTTAAACTGCCCCGCTATCGCCGGCCGCTGGTGGACGGCATCCTGTTGCCAGGTGCGGAAGCTGATGACGCCGTGACGGCGCTGCGTGAAATGGGCCGCGCGGGCCTGGCGGCGCATCCCTGTATCGGGGAGGACCGCGCCGATTTCGTTTTGCCGGGCTGCGCCATTTTCGCGGCGATCCGGTCTGTTTGGCCGACGCCGGAGGTCGGCGTTGCCGATCGCGGCTTGCGCGAGGGGATGCTCCTGCGGCAGATGCGGGCTGGGCGCAGACGGGAGGCCCGCCGCGGTGGCGGATCCCTGTCTTCGCGATCCGTCGCCGCGTCACCCGCCGGCTGA
- a CDS encoding dihydroorotase, which translates to MTPFYDLIIRNGTLVLPWGLERADIGVTRGVVSTLAPAATAEAGEVIDATGLHVLPGLIDAHTHLRDAAQADVESIPSGTRAAVLGGLCAVFDMPNGTPSITTAERLQAKKDFAASRSWCDLGLYVGAARPTIDDLAALELEDGVCAVKVFAGSSTGDLLIEDDATLERVMRTGRRRIAYHSEDEYRLRERKPLFHEGMPYATHAEWRDVEAAFLGTRRLMALARRTGRPAHILHVSTAEELDYLQDYRDIATVEVLLNHLTQWAPDAYDRLGPYAVMNPPIRERRHMDAAWAAVRDGLVDVVGSDHAPHSRAAKEKHWPLCAAGLTGVQTIVPLMLDHVSAGRLSLMRLADLMCAGPARVYGVRGKGRIARGYDADFTLVDMNRRRRIEESWIASPCGWSPFIGTEVTGWPVATIIRGEAVMRDDEVLGDPIGRLVRFGG; encoded by the coding sequence ATGACGCCCTTCTACGATCTCATCATCCGCAACGGCACGCTGGTGCTGCCCTGGGGTCTGGAGCGCGCCGATATCGGCGTCACGCGCGGCGTGGTCTCCACCCTCGCGCCCGCCGCCACCGCCGAAGCGGGCGAAGTGATCGACGCAACCGGCCTGCATGTCCTGCCCGGACTGATCGATGCCCATACGCATCTGCGCGACGCCGCCCAGGCCGATGTCGAGAGCATCCCCTCCGGCACCCGTGCGGCTGTGCTCGGCGGCTTGTGCGCCGTCTTCGACATGCCGAACGGCACTCCCTCCATCACCACGGCCGAGCGGCTTCAGGCCAAGAAGGATTTTGCGGCCTCGCGGTCCTGGTGCGACCTCGGCCTCTATGTCGGCGCGGCGCGCCCGACCATCGACGATCTTGCCGCGCTGGAACTGGAGGACGGCGTCTGCGCCGTGAAGGTCTTTGCCGGCAGCAGCACCGGCGATCTGCTCATCGAGGATGACGCAACGCTGGAGCGGGTGATGCGCACCGGCCGCCGCCGCATCGCCTATCATAGCGAGGATGAGTATCGCCTGCGGGAGCGCAAGCCCCTGTTCCATGAGGGCATGCCCTATGCGACCCATGCCGAGTGGCGGGATGTCGAGGCCGCCTTCCTCGGCACCCGGCGGCTGATGGCCCTCGCCCGCCGCACCGGCCGGCCCGCCCATATCCTGCATGTCTCGACCGCCGAGGAGCTGGACTATCTGCAGGACTACCGCGACATCGCGACGGTGGAGGTGCTGCTCAATCACCTCACCCAGTGGGCGCCGGACGCCTATGACCGCCTGGGCCCCTATGCGGTGATGAACCCGCCGATCCGCGAGCGCCGCCATATGGACGCCGCCTGGGCGGCGGTGCGCGATGGGCTGGTGGATGTCGTGGGTTCGGACCACGCGCCGCATTCCCGCGCGGCCAAGGAGAAGCACTGGCCGCTCTGCGCCGCCGGGCTGACGGGCGTGCAGACCATCGTGCCCCTGATGCTGGATCACGTCTCGGCGGGTCGCCTGTCCCTGATGCGCCTCGCCGATCTGATGTGCGCCGGCCCGGCGCGGGTCTATGGCGTGCGCGGCAAGGGGCGCATCGCGCGTGGCTATGACGCGGACTTCACGCTCGTGGATATGAACAGGCGGCGTCGGATCGAGGAAAGCTGGATCGCGAGCCCCTGCGGCTGGTCGCCCTTCATCGGCACAGAAGTCACAGGTTGGCCGGTCGCGACCATCATTCGGGGCGAGGCGGTGATGCGCGACGATGAGGTGCTCGGCGACCCGATCGGCCGGCTGGTGCGCTTCGGCGGGTAG
- a CDS encoding NAD-dependent epimerase/dehydratase family protein, whose translation MHILLTGSSGWLGRFLAPRLRAAGHKVTGLDVAPGPDTDILGSVGDRNAVDRAFEQGIEAVIHAGALHKPDIVRYPPQAFIDINVTGTLNLLAAAKAAGHDRFVFTSTTSLMVSQTIRDESGEAAIWLDEASGPLVPRNIYGVTKLAAEGLCRLYAAEHGLSCVVLRTARFFPEDDDTHRMPSGENLKANEFLNRRLTVEDAADAHIVALERAPALGFETFILSAPTPFDRADASELKRDASAVIARYFPDAPMLYAKRGWTLPASLGRVYDWRHAERRLGFRCSTGFAEVLNALREGRAMPFAHDPSYLSPKEQIAT comes from the coding sequence ATGCATATTCTCCTGACGGGCTCCTCCGGCTGGCTCGGCCGTTTTCTCGCGCCCAGGCTTCGCGCCGCCGGCCACAAGGTGACGGGGCTGGATGTGGCGCCCGGTCCCGATACGGACATCCTTGGCTCGGTGGGGGATCGTAACGCGGTCGATCGGGCCTTTGAGCAAGGCATTGAGGCCGTCATCCACGCCGGCGCCCTGCATAAGCCAGACATCGTCCGCTATCCGCCTCAAGCCTTCATCGACATCAACGTGACTGGCACTCTGAACCTGCTGGCGGCCGCGAAGGCGGCTGGGCACGATCGCTTCGTCTTCACCTCCACCACATCCCTGATGGTCAGCCAGACGATCAGAGACGAATCTGGCGAGGCCGCGATTTGGTTGGACGAAGCGAGCGGACCGCTCGTTCCGCGCAACATCTACGGTGTCACAAAGCTCGCGGCCGAAGGACTGTGCCGGCTTTATGCAGCCGAACACGGGCTGTCCTGCGTGGTGTTGCGAACCGCGCGGTTCTTTCCCGAGGATGACGATACGCACCGCATGCCGTCCGGCGAAAATCTCAAGGCCAATGAATTCCTCAACCGAAGGCTGACGGTGGAGGATGCGGCTGATGCGCATATTGTCGCGCTGGAGCGAGCGCCCGCGCTCGGCTTCGAGACCTTTATCCTGTCAGCACCCACACCCTTTGACCGCGCCGATGCATCGGAGTTGAAGCGCGATGCCTCTGCCGTGATCGCTCGCTATTTCCCAGATGCGCCGATGCTGTATGCCAAGCGAGGCTGGACGCTCCCCGCCAGTCTCGGTCGGGTCTATGATTGGCGCCATGCCGAACGACGGCTCGGCTTTCGTTGCAGCACCGGCTTTGCCGAGGTCTTGAACGCGTTGCGCGAAGGCCGCGCAATGCCCTTCGCGCACGACCCATCCTATCTGTCACCGAAAGAGCAGATTGCGACGTGA
- a CDS encoding alpha/beta fold hydrolase, translated as MKQSLSLVAAAAATILSGAPMAAFAAAPIRNIVLVHGAFADGSGWKPVADILRKDGFTVSVVQEPETSIADDVAATTRILDRLSGPAVLVGHSYGGAVITEAGNDPHVASLVYVAAFAPDEGEKLGPLTGSMPAAAKSIAPTADGYLLVDPAKFPADFAADVPLAEAKFMAISQVPVNAAVFGTPITTPAWKSKPTFGIVATQDRMINPNLERMMYKRAHAKVVELKGSHAIFLSQPRAVAKVIEDAAHSAEKSS; from the coding sequence GTGAAACAGTCTCTTTCCCTGGTCGCCGCTGCCGCAGCGACCATTCTGTCAGGCGCGCCCATGGCTGCGTTTGCAGCCGCGCCCATCCGCAACATCGTTCTGGTCCATGGCGCCTTCGCCGATGGCTCCGGCTGGAAGCCGGTCGCCGATATTCTGCGCAAGGACGGCTTTACGGTCAGCGTTGTTCAGGAGCCTGAGACATCCATCGCCGACGACGTGGCGGCCACTACGCGTATCCTCGATCGCCTGTCGGGTCCGGCCGTGCTGGTTGGCCACAGCTATGGTGGCGCGGTCATCACCGAAGCAGGGAACGACCCGCATGTTGCCAGCCTGGTCTATGTCGCGGCCTTCGCCCCTGACGAGGGCGAGAAGCTTGGGCCTTTGACGGGATCTATGCCGGCCGCCGCCAAAAGCATCGCCCCGACCGCAGACGGCTATCTTCTGGTCGATCCGGCCAAATTTCCGGCCGACTTCGCAGCGGATGTGCCGCTGGCCGAGGCGAAATTCATGGCGATCTCGCAGGTGCCGGTGAACGCTGCGGTGTTCGGGACACCCATCACCACACCGGCCTGGAAGTCCAAGCCCACCTTTGGCATCGTCGCGACGCAGGACCGGATGATCAATCCGAACCTGGAGCGCATGATGTACAAGCGCGCCCATGCCAAGGTTGTCGAGTTGAAGGGCAGTCACGCCATCTTCCTGTCGCAACCGCGCGCGGTCGCCAAGGTCATTGAAGACGCCGCCCACAGCGCCGAAAAATCCTCCTAG
- a CDS encoding HD domain-containing protein — protein MSMMLPGLSVPDSKLAEEITELVRDTAGPLLFHHSSRVFHFGALAGLRHGLKFDAELLYAGAMFHDMGLTRKHSSVDERFEVDGANVARDFLLAHHIAASDVDLVWTAIALHTTPGIPKHMHPIVALVTAGVEMDVLGLTYHEYSDAERDAIVKAHPRTAHFKEDIIQAFYDGIKSKPDTTFGNVKADVIADKEPHFHRGNFCSVIRHSAWPS, from the coding sequence ATGTCGATGATGCTTCCAGGACTTTCCGTGCCGGACAGCAAGTTAGCCGAAGAGATCACCGAGCTTGTGCGGGATACAGCAGGCCCATTGCTGTTTCATCATTCCAGTCGGGTCTTCCATTTCGGCGCTCTTGCCGGATTGCGCCATGGCCTGAAGTTCGATGCGGAGCTTCTTTATGCGGGTGCCATGTTTCATGACATGGGTCTGACCCGTAAACACAGCAGTGTGGACGAACGGTTTGAGGTCGATGGCGCGAATGTCGCCCGCGACTTTCTCTTGGCACACCACATCGCGGCCTCCGACGTGGACCTGGTCTGGACCGCGATCGCGCTTCACACGACGCCCGGCATCCCCAAGCATATGCACCCGATCGTGGCTCTAGTGACAGCGGGTGTCGAGATGGATGTGCTTGGCCTTACGTATCATGAGTATAGCGATGCCGAGCGTGACGCGATCGTTAAGGCGCATCCGCGAACAGCCCATTTCAAGGAAGATATCATTCAGGCTTTCTACGACGGCATCAAATCCAAGCCTGACACGACCTTCGGCAATGTCAAAGCCGACGTCATCGCCGACAAGGAACCGCATTTTCATCGCGGTAATTTTTGTTCTGTCATCCGCCACTCGGCTTGGCCGAGCTAG